The following proteins are encoded in a genomic region of Dyadobacter sp. UC 10:
- a CDS encoding efflux RND transporter periplasmic adaptor subunit — translation MRTIMLVGIIIVGLVIGKLFIFSKPGSDKSPVGTKGSGGKTANSSGGGAVPVNVFVVGNETIENQIFASGTVLPNEEVNLMAETSGRLVKLDIKEGAYITKGQLIAKINDRELQAQLQKVAYNQDLSRKIEARQKKLLNVEAINLEEYDVTSNNIKLLEAEKEVLEAQLEKTEIRAPFSGKIGLKYISEGAYLAPGTPIVTIVQSNPVKIDFTVPEKYTPDIRVGNTVKFSLDGDPSTYHAKILAIDPKVDESLRTLRVRAIAQNPGDRFVPGMFVKILADLDANKKALMIPTEAIVPVLKGKKVFVVKNGKAQEVMVTTGLRTDKKIQVIEGLQQGDSLITSGIIAIKPNTAVKVN, via the coding sequence ATGCGTACAATCATGCTGGTCGGGATTATCATTGTCGGCCTGGTAATTGGAAAGCTATTTATCTTCTCCAAGCCAGGATCAGACAAGAGCCCGGTAGGAACAAAAGGGTCGGGGGGAAAAACCGCAAATTCCTCCGGAGGGGGAGCAGTGCCGGTAAATGTATTTGTTGTTGGAAATGAAACTATTGAGAATCAAATATTTGCATCAGGCACTGTATTGCCCAACGAAGAAGTAAACCTGATGGCCGAAACTTCGGGCAGGCTAGTGAAGCTTGACATCAAGGAGGGAGCTTATATTACTAAAGGGCAGCTGATCGCAAAAATTAACGACCGAGAGTTGCAGGCGCAGTTGCAGAAAGTAGCATACAATCAGGATCTGAGCAGGAAAATCGAAGCGCGGCAGAAGAAGCTGCTCAATGTAGAGGCGATCAATCTGGAAGAGTATGATGTAACTTCGAATAATATCAAATTACTTGAGGCGGAGAAAGAGGTATTGGAAGCACAGCTGGAAAAAACGGAGATCCGCGCACCATTCAGCGGGAAGATCGGATTGAAATACATTAGTGAAGGCGCATATCTGGCTCCGGGTACGCCCATCGTAACGATTGTTCAGAGCAATCCTGTCAAAATCGATTTTACAGTTCCCGAAAAATATACGCCTGATATCCGGGTAGGAAATACAGTCAAATTCAGCCTGGACGGTGATCCGTCGACTTATCACGCTAAAATTTTAGCGATTGATCCCAAAGTGGATGAAAGTCTGCGGACGCTAAGGGTGCGTGCGATTGCCCAGAATCCGGGCGACAGGTTCGTTCCCGGCATGTTTGTGAAAATCCTCGCAGACCTTGATGCAAACAAAAAGGCCCTGATGATCCCAACGGAGGCAATAGTGCCCGTTTTGAAGGGTAAGAAGGTTTTTGTTGTAAAAAATGGCAAAGCGCAGGAAGTGATGGTTACGACCGGTTTACGGACCGACAAGAAAATTCAGGTTATCGAAGGATTGCAGCAGGGCGATTCACTGATTACTTCGGGAATTATCGCAATCAAGCCAAACACAGCCGTTAAGGTGAACTGA